TGCTCGGAGGCCGCCGCCTCCAGCATGGCCGTGAACACCCGCGCCCGCACGTACCGGGGCAGCAGGGCGTCGAGCACGGCCTGGGCGCTGGGCTCGTAGATGTACAGGGGGATGGGCTCGGGCGGCCGCTCGGAGGTCTCCTCGACCACCAGGGGGATGATGCGCCTGGCCTCGGTCCGCTGGGTCGCGGCCGACACGTAGTCGGTGTAGACCATGTGCAACTCGTCGACCTCGTGGTCCAGGAACGCCTCGAGCATGGTGTCGGCCACCTGCTTGGCGTCGTCGTAGTCGGGCCGGTCGGCCACCCCGCTCCAGCTGTCGACCAGCTCCCGGCGCCGAAACCGGTAGTAGCCGATGCCCTTGCGGCCGGCGACGTACAGCCGGGGCTCGATCCCGTCGGCCTGGAGCCGGGCCATCAGCTCGGCCGCGGTCCGCAGCACGTTGGCGTTGTAGGGCCCGGCCAGGCCCCGGTCGGAGGTGACCACCAGGATGCCGGCCGCCTTGACCTCCTCCCGCGGTTCCAGCAGCGGGTGGGAGATCGTCACCTCGGTGGTGGCCACGCTGGTCAGGGCCTGGGTGATCTGGTTGGTGTAGGGCCGCGACGCCTCGACCCGCTGCTGGGCGCGGACCACCCGCGAGGCCGAGATGAGCTCGAAGGCCCTGGTGATCTTCTGGGTCGACT
The nucleotide sequence above comes from Actinomycetota bacterium. Encoded proteins:
- the atpG gene encoding ATP synthase F1 subunit gamma translates to MAAQLRVVRRRIRTVQSTQKITRAFELISASRVVRAQQRVEASRPYTNQITQALTSVATTEVTISHPLLEPREEVKAAGILVVTSDRGLAGPYNANVLRTAAELMARLQADGIEPRLYVAGRKGIGYYRFRRRELVDSWSGVADRPDYDDAKQVADTMLEAFLDHEVDELHMVYTDYVSAATQRTEARRIIPLVVEETSERPPEPIPLYIYEPSAQAVLDALLPRYVRARVFTAMLEAAASE